Proteins from one Mus pahari chromosome 10, PAHARI_EIJ_v1.1, whole genome shotgun sequence genomic window:
- the Nckipsd gene encoding NCK-interacting protein with SH3 domain — protein sequence MYRALYAFRSAEPNAMAFAAGETFLVLERSSTHWWLAARARSGETGYVPPAYLHRLQGMEQDVLQAIDRAIEAVHNTAMRDGGKYSLEQRGVLQKLIHHRKETLSRRGTSASSATVMTPSTSDHHLDAAASRQPNGLCRTGFERQHSLPSSEHLGTDGALYQVPPQPRRAAPTTPPPPVKRRDREALVISGSGGRTAVPSGGSSVSSGSSASSTSMDTLYTGSSPSELGPSCSPTPPPVPRRGAHTTVSQPQPQPSPSKAPSPEPPTEEVAAETNPTPDDLEAQGALSPETTEEKPAAETVVPRTIGAELMELVRRNTGLSHELCRVAIGVVVGHIQASVPASSPVMEQVLLSLVEGKDLSTALPSGQVCHDQQRLEVIFADLARRKDDAQQRSWALYEDEDVIRCYLEELLHILTDADPEVCKKMCKRSDFESVLALVAYYQMEHRASLRLLLLKCFGAMCSLDAAIISTLVSSVLPVELARDMQTDTQDHQKLCYSALVLTMVFSMGEAVPYAHYEHLGTPFAQFLLSIVEDGLPMDTTEQLPDLCMNLLLALNLHLTAPDQNVIMAALSKHTNVKIFSEKLLLLLNRGDDPVRIFRHEPQPPHSVLKFLQDVFSSSATAAIFYHTDMMALIDITVRQIADLSPGDKLRMEYLSLMHAVVRSTPYLQHRHRLSDLQATLRRILTEEEASPQCQMDRMIVQEMYKEFPDLGEVPS from the exons ATGTACCGCGCGCTGTATGCGTTCCGCTCCGCGGAGCCCAACGCCATGGCGTTCGCTGCAGGCGAGACCTTCCTGGTGCTGGAGCGCAGCAGCACGCACTGGTGGTTAGCGGCACGGGCGCGCAGTGGCGAGACCGGGTACGTGCCGCCTGCCTACCTGCATCGCCTGCAG GGCATGGAGCAAGATGTCCTCCAAGCTATTGACCGTGCCATTGAGGCTGTGCACAACACAGCCATGCGAGATGGTGGCAAGTACAGCCTGGAGCAGCGTGGAGTCCTTCA GAAGCTTATCCATCACcgcaaagaaaccttgtctcgaaggGGCACCTCAGCTTCCAGTGCGACGGTTATGACCCCATCCACCAGTGACCACCATTTGGACGCTGCTGCATCTAGGCAGCCCAATGGGCTGTGTCGAACTGGGTTTGAACGGCAGCATAGCCTGCCCAGTTCTGAGCACCTTGGGACAGATGGAGCCCTCTACCAG GTCCCACCACAGCCTCGACGAGCAGCtcctaccaccccacccccaccggtGAAGCGCCGAGACCGTGAGGCCCTGGTGATCTCAGGGAGTG GTGGCCGCACGGCCGTACCCTCTGGAGGTAGTTCTGTGTCCAGTGGCTCATCCGCCAGCAGCACCTCCATGGACACACTCTATACTGGCTCCAGCCCCTCTGAGCTAGGTCCCAGCTGCTCACCCACACCCCCGCCTGTACCTCGCCGAGGTGCCCACACTACTgtgtcccagccccagccccagccctctcCCTCCAAGGCACCGTCCCCTGAGCCCCCTACAGAGGAGGTAGCAGCTGAGACAAACCCAACCCCTGATGACTTGGAAGCTCAGGGTGCCCTGAgcccagagaccacagaggagaaGCCAGCCGCCGAGACAGTTGTGCCAAGGACCATTGGGGCAGAGCTGATGGAACTCGTGCGGAGAAACACCGGTCTGAGCCATGAGTTATGCCGTGTAGCCATCGGCGTTGTGGTGGGCCACATCCAGGCCTCCGTGCCAGCCAGCTCGCCTGTAATGGAGCAGGTCCTCCTCTCGCTGGTAGAGGGCAAG GACCTGAGCACAGCCCTACCCTCGGGGCAGGTATGCCATGACCAGCAGAGACTGGAAGTGATCTTTGCAGACCTGGCCCGAAGAAAGGATGACGCCCAGCAGCGCAGCTGGGCGCTGTACGAGGACGAGGATGTCATCCGCTGCTATCTGGAAGAACTCCTGCACATCCTG aCGGATGCAGATCCTGAAGTTTGCAAGAAAATGTGCAAAAGGAGTGACTTTGAGTCTGTCCTAGCCTTGGTGGCCTATTACCAAATG GAACACCGAGCGTCGCTACGGCTGCTACTCCTCAAGTGCTTCGGTGCCATGTGCAGCCTAGATGCAGCCATCATCTCCACTCTGGTGTCTTCCGTGCTGCCTGTGGAATTGGCACGGGACATGCAGACTGACACacagg ACCACCAGAAGCTCTGTTACTCCGCCCTCGTCCTGACCATGGTCTTCTCCATGGGAGAGGCGGTGCCCTACGCACACTATG aacaCCTGGGCACGCCCTTTGCCCAGTTCCTACTAAGCATCGTTGAGGACGGCCTTCCAATGGACACCACTGAGCAGCTGCCAGACCTCTGCATGAACCTGCTTCTGGCTCTCAACCTGCACCTgacag CTCCTGACCAGAATGTCATCATGGCTGCCTTAAGCAAACACACCAATGTTAAGATCTTCTCTGAGAAGCTGCTTTTGCTTCTGAACAGAGGGG ACGACCCTGTGCGTATCTTCAGACACGAGCCCCAACCACCACACTCTGTCCTCAAGTTCCTGCAGGACGTGTTCAGCAGCTCTGCCACAGCCGCCATCTTCTATCACACAGACATGATGGCGCTTATTGACATCACTGTGCGCCAGATCGCAGACCTGTCACCTGGAGACAAG CTGCGCATGGAGTACCTCTCCCTGATGCATGCAGTGGTCCGCTCCACGCCCTACCTGCAGCACCGGCATCGGCTGTCAGACCTGCAGGCTACACTGCGGCGCATCCTGACTGAGGAAGAGGCCTCACCCCAGTGCCAGATGGACCGTATGATTGTCCAAGAGATGTACAAGGAGTTCCCGGACCTGGGAGAGGTTCCCAGCTAG